A single genomic interval of Helianthus annuus cultivar XRQ/B chromosome 6, HanXRQr2.0-SUNRISE, whole genome shotgun sequence harbors:
- the LOC110865562 gene encoding auxin efflux carrier component 1, which translates to MITLSDFYHVMTAVVPLYVAMILAYGSVKWWKIFTPDQCSGINRFVALFAVPLLSFHFISTNNPYKMNLRFIAADTLQKLVVLGVLAAVSNLSKLLSLEWSITMFSLSTLPNTLVMGIPLLKGMYGGESGSLMVQIVVLQCIIWYTLMLFLFEFRGARLLINEQFPGAGGAIASIHVDSDIVSLDGRQMLETEAEIKEDGKLHVTVRKSNASRSDVFSRRSQGFSSTTPRPSNLTNAEIYSLQSSRNPTPRGSSFNHTDFYSMAGGGGGRNSNFGASDVYGPPVSRGPTPRSSNYEGEGGGSAANKNRFHHGVLGGNYPAPNPGMFSPSTGKPNEPLTKKANGQKTDEGNNDLHMFVWSSSASPVSDVFAAREYGALDQPTTKDLKVPISPVKGNGGEEYVESYGNNNINIEGTGANIVGGKAMPPTSVMTRLILIMVWRKLIRNPNTYSSLIGLVWSLVCFRWNVNMPAIITKSISILSDAGLGMAMFSLGLFMALQPRIIACGNSMASIAMAVRFFVGPAVMAIVSYPVGLRGVLLRIAIVQAALPQGIVPFVFAKEYNVHPDILSTGVIFGMLIALPITLVYYILLGLK; encoded by the exons ATGATCACTCTCTCTGATTTCTACCATGTCATGACCGCGGTCGTACCGCTCTACGTCGCCATGATCCTAGCCTACGGCTCGGTAAAATGGTGGAAGATATTTACCCCGGATCAATGCTCAGGCATTAACCGCTTCGTCGCGCTCTTTGCGGTGCCGCTATTGTCCTTCCACTTTATTTCAACAAATAACCCTTATAAAATGAACCTACGCTTCATCGCGGCCGATACCCTCCAGAAACTTGTGGTTCTTGGGGTACTGGCCGCGGTGAGCAACCTCTCCAAACTTTTAAGTTTGGAGTGGTCGATAACAATGTTCTCGCTTTCTACGTTACCAAATACGTTGGTAATGGGGATTCCTTTGCTTAAAGGAATGTATGGTGGCGAATCGGGTAGTTTGATGGTGCAGATTGTTGTGCTTCAATGTATTATTTGGTATACGTTGATGTTGTTCTTGTTTGAGTTCCGGGGTGCAAGATTGTTGATAAATGAACAGTTTCCGGGGGCTGGAGGTGCGATAGCGTCGATTCATGTCGATTCGGATATCGTGTCGTTGGACGGACGACAGATGTTAGAGACGGAGGCGGAGATTAAGGAGGATGGGAAGCTTCATGTCACCGTTCGGAAATCGAATGCCTCGAGATCCGATGTGTTTTCGAGACGGTCGCAAGGGTTTTCGTCGACGACGCCTCGGCCGTCGAATTTAACGAATGCGGAGATTTATTCTCTACAGTCGTCTAGAAACCCGACCCCGAGAGGGTCGAGTTTTAATCATACAGATTTTTATTCGATGGCTGGTGGCGGTGGTGGGAGGAACTCGAACTTTGGAGCTTCGGATGTCTACGGGCCTCCTGTGTCTAGAGGCCCGACTCCTCGCTCTTCCAACTATGAAGGGGAAGGGGGAGGGAGTGCGGCAAATAAGAACCGTTTTCATCATGGGGTGTTGGGTGGTAACTACCCAGCGCCCAATCCTGGGATGTTTTCTCCGTCGACGGGAAAACCTAATGAACCGTTGACCAAGAAGGCCAACGGGCAAAAAACAGACGAGGGTAATAATGATCTACATATGTTTGTTTGGAGCTCGAGTGCTTCCCCAGTTTCGGATGTTTTCGCGGCTCGGGAATACGGAGCACTCGACCAGCCAActacaaaagatttaaaagttCCCATATCACCCGTAAAAG GTAACGGAGGAGAAGAGTACGTGGAGAGCTACGGAAATAACAACATAAACATCGAAGGAACGGGTGCAAACATCGTAGGTGGCAAGGCAATGCCGCCGACAAGCGTTATGACTAGGCTAATACTGATAATGGTGTGGCGGAAACTGATTCGAAACCCGAATACGTATTCGAGTTTGATCGGTCTGGTCTGGTCTCTAGTATGTTTCAG ATGGAATGTTAATATGCCTGCAATCATAACAAAGTCCATTTCAATACTGTCTGATGCAGGGCTTGGCATGGCCATGTTCAGTCTTG GTTTGTTTATGGCATTGCAACCACGAATCATAGCATGTGGAAATTCCATGGCATCGATCGCCATGGCTGTGAGATTCTTTGTGGGACCAGCTGTTATGGCCATCGTCTCTTATCCTGTTGGTCTACGTGGTGTTCTCCTACGTATTGCTATTGTCCAG GCTGCTTTACCACAGGGTATTGTCCCCTTTGTCTTTGCCAAGGAGTACAATGTCCACCCTGATATCCTCAGCACTGG TGTTATATTTGGAATGCTAATAGCGTTACCCATAACGCTTGTGTACTACATTTTGTTGGGGTTGAAATAG
- the LOC110865563 gene encoding probable protein phosphatase 2C 33, whose protein sequence is MGSCFSAESRNPVPTSPTSTVGIRKGKSSRKRPPLLDRRREELLHRIASRRFLNGSSEIASLFTQQGKKGTNQDAMIVWENFGSRTDTVFCGVFDGHGPFGHMVAKRVRDSLPLKLSAHWEVNLKNTNDVLREIVVGGLNSEGTSVNSPVEAFEEIDKNPEIFQTLKESFLKAFRVMDRELSMYENFNCFCSGTTAVTLIKQGQHLIIGNIGDSRAVLCTCAKDNSRVPVQLTVDLKPNLPEEAERIRKCKGRVFALRDEPEVARVWLPNHDSPGLAMARAFGDFCLKDFGLISVPQVSYRCLTEEDEFVVLATDGIWDVLSNEEVIEIVASAESHSRAAQAVVESAVGAWKHKHPTSKVDDCAVVCLFLGLDSSSTAKPNEHEEESSSTMNTETGKDWSALEGVSRLNTLLTLPSFVPGEDDENREPGGKRKV, encoded by the exons ATGGGGTCCTGCTTTTCTGCAGAAAGCAGGAACCCTGTCCCAACTTCTCCAACATCGACTGTCGGAATAAGAAAAGGAAAAAGTTCGAGAAAAAGGCCACCTTTGCTTGATCGTCGTAGGGAAGAACTTCTTCATAGAATTGCAAGCCGAAGGTTCTTGAACGGGTCTAGTGAAATTGCTTCACTCTTTACTCAACAAGGCAAGAAAGGCACCAATCAAGATGCCATGATCGTTTGGGAG AACTTTGGGTCAAGAACAGACACGGTGTTCTGCGGTGTTTTCGACGGTCACGGTCCGTTTGGTCACATGGTTGCTAAGAGGGTGAGAGATTCACTCCCATTGAAGCTAAGTGCACACTGGGAAGTCAACCTAAAAAACACCAATGACGTCCTTCGGGAGATTGTCGTCGGTGGCTTAAACTCTGAAGGAACATCCGTTAATTCACCTGTTGAGGCGTTTGAAGAAATCGATAAGAACCCTGAAATCTTTCAAACATTGAAGGAATCATTTTTGAAGGCTTTTAGAGTGATGGATCGGGAGTTAAGTATGTATGAAAATTTTAATTGCTTCTGTAGTGGGACGACTGCTGTAACGTTGATCAAGCAG GGTCAGCATCTTATAATCGGAAACATTGGGGACTCGAGAGCCGTGTTGTGTACATGCGCTAAAGATAACTCGCGTGTTCCTGTTCAGTTGACGGTGGATCTTAAACCTAACCTTCCAG AGGAAGCTGAGCGGATCCGTAAATGTAAAGGACGTGTGTTTGCCTTACGAGATGAACCAGAAGTTGCAAGAGTTTGGCTACCGAACCATGACTCTCCCGGGCTGGCCATGGCTCGTGCTTTTGGGGATTTTTGTCTCAAAGATTTCGGTCTCATTTCAGTCCCTCAAGTTTCATACAGATGCCTTACAGAAGAAGACGAGTTTGTTGTCCTTGCAACCGACGGG ATTTGGGACGTGCTTTCAAACGAAGAAGTGATTGAAATTGTAGCTTCCGCTGAATCACATTCCCGCGCAGCTCAAGCTGTGGTGGAGTCAGCGGTTGGCGCTTGGAAGCACAAACACCCGACTTCTAAAGTTGACGATTGTGCGGTGGTGTGCCTGTTTCTTGGCTTGGATTCATCATCAACCGCCAAACCGAACGAGCACGAAGAAGAGTCATCATCCACCATGAACACTGAAACAGGAAAAGACTGGTCTGCCCTTGAAGGGGTTTCGCGGTTGAACACATTATTAACACTCCCGAGTTTTGTTCCTGGTGAGGATGATGAAAACCGCGAACCGGGAGGGAAAAGAAAGGTTTGA